One Novosphingobium sp. EMRT-2 DNA segment encodes these proteins:
- a CDS encoding cytochrome c-type biogenesis protein, with product MARAASRHGATVFAALALLLASPATAQDSLPPAPYAYKQLPNPDQEARAQALMETLRCLKCQSQSIADSDAPMAGDMRHQVRTRIAAGEDPEEIRQWLIERYGDYVSYTPQLRPMTWPLFAAPAAFLVLAALLLRKRFRRGGDGAADEPEADALEDNA from the coding sequence ATGGCGCGCGCCGCATCGCGGCATGGAGCTACCGTTTTCGCGGCGCTTGCGCTGCTGCTGGCTTCTCCAGCCACCGCGCAAGATTCGCTGCCGCCGGCGCCCTATGCCTACAAGCAGCTTCCGAATCCCGATCAGGAGGCGAGGGCGCAGGCGTTGATGGAGACGCTGCGCTGCCTCAAGTGCCAGAGCCAGTCGATCGCGGATTCGGATGCACCGATGGCGGGCGACATGCGCCATCAGGTGCGCACCCGCATCGCTGCCGGGGAAGACCCGGAGGAAATCCGCCAGTGGCTGATCGAACGCTACGGCGACTATGTCAGCTATACCCCGCAATTGCGGCCGATGACCTGGCCGCTGTTCGCCGCGCCGGCGGCGTTCCTCGTGCTGGCGGCGCTGCTGCTGCGCAAGCGCTTCCGCCGCGGGGGCGATGGCGCGGCGGATGAACCGGAAGCGGACGCGCTGGAGGACAACGCATGA
- a CDS encoding tetratricopeptide repeat protein — translation MTWVLILLIAIVVFAVLAFVLKMPRSGWELTGAALLFGIAGYALQGHPGVPGAPKAAVENQKAADEALIKQRQAMGDAFGKGQNWMVLADGLSRQGQFGAAATILGKAVKADPNDADLWVALGNTLVGHSDGLITPAAQFAFQKAAKIAPEHPGPPFFMGLALAQSGKLVEARAIWAELLRRAPADAPYREDLQARLARLDSMLAASGQAPAPVAPSDEAPAAAAEPSGASSEAP, via the coding sequence ATGACCTGGGTGCTGATCCTCCTGATCGCGATCGTGGTCTTCGCGGTGCTGGCGTTCGTGCTGAAGATGCCGCGTTCGGGCTGGGAACTGACGGGCGCGGCGCTGCTGTTCGGCATTGCCGGCTATGCGCTGCAGGGCCATCCCGGCGTGCCCGGCGCGCCCAAGGCCGCGGTCGAGAACCAGAAAGCGGCCGACGAGGCGCTGATCAAGCAGCGGCAGGCGATGGGCGATGCCTTCGGCAAGGGCCAGAACTGGATGGTGCTGGCCGACGGGCTTTCACGGCAGGGCCAGTTCGGCGCGGCGGCGACGATCCTAGGCAAGGCGGTGAAGGCCGATCCCAACGATGCAGACCTGTGGGTGGCGCTGGGCAACACGCTGGTCGGCCACAGCGACGGGCTGATCACGCCGGCCGCGCAGTTCGCGTTCCAGAAGGCGGCGAAGATCGCGCCCGAACATCCGGGGCCGCCGTTCTTCATGGGCCTGGCGCTGGCGCAGTCCGGCAAGCTGGTGGAAGCACGGGCGATCTGGGCCGAACTGTTGCGCCGCGCGCCGGCCGATGCCCCCTATCGCGAAGACCTTCAGGCCCGGTTGGCGAGACTCGACTCGATGCTGGCAGCCTCCGGACAGGCACCTGCGCCGGTGGCTCCGTCCGATGAAGCGCCCGCAGCAGCCGCCGAACCGTCGGGCGCCTCTTCTGAAGCGCCCTGA